In Corticium candelabrum chromosome 1, ooCorCand1.1, whole genome shotgun sequence, the genomic stretch ggaatttattttggcagattggcaAATTTTTTAGCAAGTGCCAATATATAATCCACCATAATTTGGCCACCAGagtatgttgacgtcatcaccaaTGTGAATCAGGCATCATGGCAGTGTGGCTGTATGTCACacggatgaggccacaagatgcaTGGTGACCTCTGCTTgccatctgttgtgcctaccCTGTCTAGCAGAGAGCTTAAACAGGAGAAGAGGCCATGAAGCTCTCGATGAAGCAGGTGGAGTCGTGCGAGTTAAATTCCATAATTGCAAACTTCTCcgtaactatatatatatatatatatatatatcaattatccaacaacAATGTGcaactgccaaaataaattcctgccaatgtttcatTTTATGTGGTATGTTAATCCCTTGACTGATgctggacaaacagacatctgAAGGCAGACATTCCAATCCTTTAATGAGAAGAGCAAGCCCACACATACGTTTTGTAACCGTAAACACACAAAAGAACACACTGAAACTCGTGCAGCTAACAAACTAGAGTTCAAAAGGATCAAATTGAGTCTGTGTGCAGAGTTTGATGCCAAATGAGCTAGCAGTTTTGGTGTTTTAGCCGTACACTCAcacccacactcacacacacacacacacacacacacacacacacacacacacacacacattatggAATGAGTAGTCGGAACGACTAATCTCAATCATGgctctgtctatgtctgtttAAACCAATCTGAGCCCAACAGGATCGGCCacatatatcatatatgtaGCCTGTTTACGACAGCTGAGCCGCTTTTCTCTTGTCTATTTTGTTTCAATGAGTCAACTTGTTGGTCCTTAAAGATTGTTGCTGACTCCTTGCAAACAGCTCTCCATAACGTCCAATCTGATGCAATGTTTTCCCATTTGGATACATTCACAACACCACATAATTTCATATTGGATTTGATGGTATCTTTATAGTTGCAACTTTTGTCATCCAGCTGAACTACTTCTATCTCTTAGCTGACCATAAAAGACACCTATTTTGGGGCAGCCTCTCATCAGTCATGCGACACACGACCACACCAACAAAGACTGCACAAGAAATGCTTCGATTTccaatattttacattttttcAAAACCTCCATGTTGGGTAGTTGATCTTGCCATTTGATATTCGCTATCTTGCGGAGACAGCGCATGTGGaatctgtctagttgtctgatGTGTCTCCTGTACAAAGTCCAGGTCTCACAACCATAGAGTAGAGTGACAATAATAACAGCACAATATAACTTCACTTTTGTAACTATGCTGATTCCATGTTCATTCCAAAGCCGTCTTGTTAAGCTACCAAAAGCAACACTACCTCTTGTTCAGACGCATAGCAATTCCGTCATCTAGAACAGGGTTTGTGATAATGAACTTCCCAAATATGTGAACTTCTcaactgatttaattaagtgcTCTTCAATTCACCTTCACAGTTGGAGGTGCGCATGTAGCAGGCTTTGGCTGTAGCAAAACTTCTGTCATTTAATTTCAAACTGATAGTACGTCCAAACCTTTGTGCCGCATTGGCAAAGCAGTCCATGATAAACTGGATATCTTCTAGAAAATGGGCAATGAGAGCGCAATTGTCAGCAAAAAGAAAGTCCCGTACCAAGATGTCTCTGAtttttgtctttgcattgAATTGACGAATGATAAATATACTTGCATCAGACGTAATTGAAGGTAAATACCTTTACAATTCTTGAATGCAACATTCAACATCATTGCAAACACATTGAATAACAAAGGTGCCAGGACACAGCCTTGTTTGATGCCGTTGGTGACTTCAAATGAATTTGATGAGTCTCCACTGTGTATCACCTTGACTGTCATATCGTCATGAAAGATCTTATTCTGTTCACAAGTTTACTAGGACAGCCAATCCTAGACAGGATTTTCCACAAAAAGTTTCTATTCACAATGTCAAACGCCTTACTAAGGTCAACAAAGACCATGAAAAGATCTTTGTGCTGTTCACGGCATTTCTCCTGTAATTGCCTGGCTGTAAACATCATGTCTGTAGTCCCATGACCAGAGTGAAAGCCACATTGGCTCTCTGGAAGTATGTTGCTAGAGACATGACTGGAGAGCCTGTTCTGTATGATTCGAGCTAGAATTTTTCCTGCAGTGGACAACAGGGAAATGCCACGGTGGTTGTCACAGATAGAACGATCACCTTTGCGCTTGTTTAGGTGAATGATGCATATGGTTGCATCTTTGAAGTTCTTAGGAACTGATTCTTGTTGCCATATggctgtatatatatacccattgtcttatgtcagcaatttcaagtatttgggtAGTTTCCTTTTGaataatgcaactgttgatgcagatgtctctcataggatatcaaaggccagtgctgcttttggtaaattgtacaacagactctggcaaaggcatgaaatcaaactAACCACAaaggttgcagtttacaaagcagtagtcttatcagttctgttgtacggatgcgagtcatggacccttcttcgtcgtaacctcaaaagtttggagagttttcatctgcgatgtcttcgccgcatatgtggaatccagtggactgactatatacccaacacagaagtgttatctcgttgcaacatcagtggcattgaatcttttgttatgaaatgccaatttcgctgggctggtcacatgtctcaaatgcctaatgatagaattcccaaacaactcctttttggtcaactggaacagggccatcgtcatcaaggtggtcctaaattacgttataaagattctatcaaggctaatatgaaatcttgtgggattgacttcctgcattttgagaaactatccagtgatagaacaaactggagatctctctgccattcatcactccaacagtttgaagaaaatcgtattagacatcttcaagctcaacgtcagaaacggaaagaacaaattgttcctaccaacaagtcatttgtttgtcaatcttgtggaaaggaatgccgttcaaaagcaggtgttaaatcccaccagagacacagaggacactaaagagagtcatcactgttatcagtggacatgccatcatatatatatatatatatatatatatatagttaaaGTAACTTTCCTATCAGATGTTTACCACCAAATCTAAAGATTTCAGAAGGCAAACCATCTGAACCTGACGCTTTCCCAGATGACATCTGATCAATTGCCTTGGTCACTTCGTCCATAGTTGGATTTTCTATGAGTTGGTCTTGCCATGGCCACTCAGGTAATTCTTCCAACACTGTTTCATCAACAACAGATGAATGATTCAGAGCTAATTAAAAATGTTCAGCCCATCTTTGTATAATTTCATTGTGATTAGTGAGTAGACATAAGACATCACTGGGAGAGATGGGTGTGAACCCCTTACACTGAGGACCAAACACTGTCTTCAAACTGATATAAAAACGCTTCATATAGTGCTCATCTGCTGCCTTTTGTATAGATGTGCTTGATCTTGCCACCACTTCTCTTTCATTATCTGTAGCTTTACTTGCACAGATTGCCTCAGACAATTGTAGATCAGTCTCTTAGACTTAGATCTATTGTTAGTAATCCAATCGTTATGAGCCTTGCGCATACTTTGAAGGAGACTCTGAATAGAAGAATCATTCATGTCAAACTAGTCTTGATGTTTATGCTTGGTATGACCTACACTCCCAGATGCACATTGGTAAGTTTTTGATTTCAATTCGATCCAGAGGGACTTAATGTCCTCAGAATCCATTGTATCATATGTTGGAACTGACGTCTAGTGTCGTTCAGGTGTAGATTCTCGACACATAATTTTCTTACAAACTTGGATCTGCCTGAATGATGTTTGGTTTTGATAACTAGAGAAGTGGTACATCTCACTAAACGATGGTCAGACTAGCAGCCAGATCCTCTCATAGCTCGAGTTAGTCTGATGTCTCGTAAGTCGCGTTGCCTTACAATGACATAATCCAGAAGATGCCAGTGATGTGAGCGTGGATGGATCCACGTTGTCTCCTTTTattgaatttttgaaagacAGTATTTGTTATTATAAGGGCATTCTGGGCACAGGTAGAAAGAAGCAGAGTTCCATTTGAATTTTCTTTTCCCATAGCATGATGGCCAATCACCTTGCTCCAAGCAGAGTTGTCACAACCAACACGAGCATTAAAGTCCCCAAGCAGGACTAATTAGTGGTTGCTTGGAACCAAATCAGCCACTCTGGTCAAGTCTTCATAGAATCGTTCTTTAGCTTCATCTGAAGCCATAAGAGTCGGTGTACAGGAACTGATAATTAAGTGTAGCATATCGATCATGTGAAAGACTCACATGTAATGACATTAAACGAGAGTCTATTCCTTTTAAAAGAAACTCAAACTGGCATAGAGTACTGGTTTTAATAGCAAAACCCACACCAGCTTGGTGTTTTTCACCTTCTGGCACACCTGGCCAGAAGAAGGTGTAACTAGGACCAATTTCTTCTAAATTTGATTCACCAGCCAAATGTGTCTCACTGAGAGCAGCAATATCGATGTCATACTGCCTAAACTCTCTACCAATAATAGCAGTACGACGTCATTACTTACATTATTTCTATTGTCTTGTAAGGTTCAAACATTCCATGTTGCAAGGGTAAGTTCAACTTGGTTTATTAAGTTTCTTTCGACCGCATACTAAAAGCCCAGTTGACCGTAGTAAGCCAACAAGGTATAAGAGAAGCAAACTTTGTTTAGGGTTCCGTTTATCATCCCTTCTCCTAATAGAGAGAGCAGTGCTGTCCCTGAAAAGGGCTGCTCTGACACTTAGGCAAGATACGACCAATACCGTTGCTCCAGTCAGTATCGAACGACTATCACACCTGAGCTGCCAATGTGCAGGTTCAAGACTAAGGGCTTCAATGTCATTCTACACCTGCCACAATCACCTCTAGCCCAACGCCGTTGGACTTGAATAGAAGACACAGAgataataaagaaataaatacaaataatgtCATGAAGACCTGCACATTGAATTGATTAAAGTGAGATGGGCGTGTGCAGAACCAATCCCACTCTCTCTTTCCAAAACTCACCAAATGTTGACAGGTGTAGACATACAACATGCCAAGCGACAAGCATGGACACAGTAAGCTGTCCACAATCTTAAAACAAGGAACTGCACTTCAAAGCAAAAGTGACCACAGTTGCTTACGAATACTGAAAGCTCCTCTGACCAATTCAGACATTGGCAATAGCCTATTTAATGGCGCCCAAACTCGCCGTGTCCAGTATCGTCATAAAGCACATGTGATATCTTATAGATACAATAGTGCCATCTATTGCCCCATCACACTCTGATGGTAAAGTACTGCCGCCAGACCGTCCGCGACTGCTTATTCGTCAGGTCAAACCTGCTTATCTTGCAGCTAACATCTATATCTAAGGGCTTCTTTACTATCCGCAACCAGTGGACATGCTTGGTAGCAGATGGAGCTGCTACTGGAAATAGAAGCCAGcttccaacacacacacacacacacacacacacacacacacacacacacacacacacacacacacaatgcctTTACAAAGAGCTCAGAACGAATTTAGAACACAACCAACACCTTGTGTGAAATGAAATCCAAAATGACTTCCCTTTAACCAGTGGGTTGTCATACACCTTTAGCCAGTCAATGTCCCAGTTTCCACTCACCAGCTGCACCTGTTTGCCATTCAGATAAACATTCCCCACATTTCCCCCTGCTGCAGCAACCCCAACAATATGAAACCTGCCGCCATTCACAGGATCTGGTAAATTGACTTCTCGGTAAACGTCATAGGGATAGAAGAAATCCTTGCGATAACTTGCATATAGTTCATCAGATGCAATTACAGCATCCCAAAGGAAAATCAAATGCAAAATCTACACAAATGCCATGAAAAGTTACAATTACCAAATGTTGACCCTTGTGTTGCACTGAACACTCAACCAGTTCACAGATAAGAAATATCTAGCCATCCTCATTTTTATAGTTTCAATGGCTTAACATCAATATCTCAAGTCTCTTGTCCTGACTAAGTTGTATTCATCAATCAATAGTTGTTTCTCATGATTATAATTACTTAAATTCCCATGACTATTTGTGTTAGGACTGTTGGTCTTGAGCCTTCATTTCAATCaatctgcttgtttgcttgatgttgcagttgtggtgtggtgtggtgtgtgtgtgtgtgtgtgtgtgtgtgtgtgtgtgtgtgtgtgtgtgtgtgtgtgtgtgtgtgtgtgtgtgtgtgtgtgtgtgtgtgtgtgtggacaaTTGTTCTAATTAGCAGCTGATCATCACTAGCGAACAGACACACGTCCAAATCATGTCAGAAACCTGCAGTCCTACACTACTGTACACCTGCAATCCTCCCCTGAGTGAATGCAACAACTCACCTGATGACGCACGGCCATATGTATTGACGCCTTCTTACTGGTCTACTACAAAATTCGAGTCAAGGTGTCACGAAGTCGCTCAGACAACAGGACAGTCAACAGCTTCTATAGCTAGCAAACAGAACACGCTAGCTACAACAGATGGCTGCAGAAGTACAGAGATCGAAGCGCTATCTTCCAGGAGCTCTGGACGGAGCATACGTGCCTGGGTACGTTGACATAAACAATGTCATAGCGAAatagtctatatatatatcagaTAGAAACGCGGCGCTAATTTTCTCTAGCTACTTGGGATATCGCCCGCAGTTAAAGTTCTACTATGGTAAAACTTACGGTTCGTTAACAAGACAGTTGGCGAAGGTCAGTTGTTCCAATTAAATCTTTACGACGAGACGAGATTGGTTTTTGACGTCTATTTGTAGCGACAAAATGATTGGACGACGAAGATCGTGCAAGCTTGCCCGGATAAACACGTGCGATTTGATGGAGGCGTTCTTCCAGATTTGAAGAAAAGAATGGCTGTGCCTCCGTGGTCAGGAGGTGCAAAGTTTGCACGCAATATGGTTTCTAGCTATTcaggtattaattaaaacgagcACTGAGCCAGGAATGCTGCTGACGTTGAAACACCTAGAGATGCATAGAACCCTAGATATGTTCGAGTCTCCAGAACTTCAGAAGAACTCTACCGCTGCTTTTCCCCCGCTATTAATATTAGGTTGGGCATCTTCGATCTCTTCATATGGTGTGTGCTAGATTTTCACCACATCTATAAATCACtgctacagtgtactgtacatataatACAGACTCAAACTCAAATCTAAAAAAAACTTTGATCAGCTGTTTCTCTGCCGACTCTACTACTTGAACGGCTCTAGACTTCCAAACTTTAGTACCACTGATACACTGGGCTTTTTCAATAATATATAGGGCTAGGTTTTATATACAGTTCCTGTACATACCAGAACTTTCATATGAAGGGCAGCCAACTGAGCACTGCTGCAATTATCATGTGTAGTATAGGATTTTCAAAGTTATCACAGATGAGTACACCGTATGTCTGAGAAAAGTCCAGCAAAAATCGCACAAAATAAATCTGACGCAAAGCAGCTGAGGAAACAGCCCTCAACTCTGGTATAATACTCTGCATGAAATACAGAATTCGTACAATAGGACGTCTAGATTTCAAGTATTAGCGAATTCACAGCAAGTACAAAAAATTACTAGTAAGACAAAACCGGATTTAGcagaatttttaaaaagtgACTTCTGTTTCAATATTTACAacctaataatacacacataacacacacgcatctgcgcgtgcacacacacgcatctgcgcgtgcacacacacacacacacacacacacacacacacacacacacacacacacacacacctgcacaacTTAGCATAATAGATATCAGTAATTGTTCTTGTTATATTTTCAATCATGCATTCCTCTGATATCCAGGATTCATACCTGGACTCAACTTTACTTATGGGTCCACATTTCAAGAAGCCGCAAAAGATGCCATTCAAGACCACATAGATGCACAGACCAAGGTGGAAGCAGCAGGTACTGATCTCCAACAAACTGTACATAAGCAAATCCCTCTAACTCCTCAACAAAGTGAAACAGCTCCTTACATTTGCAACAAAAGACCAAAGGACAGTGTAAAGCATTTCAGAATTGACTTGCCACCGATTCCTGGCTACATGGGATGGGTACCACGATATGCACACTGTGGACTCGGAAAAACACACGATCTGCGAGCAAAAGAGGCTCTCGAAGTATTCAACAAAGAACAAGAGATCTATAATAACAGGGACTCCAATGTCAAAATTACCGAGCTGAAGTAAGTTATCGTCTGCAGaatatttacatacataaCCACTCCTCATGTGAACATAAGCACCGACTTGAGGCTAACTTCAATTAAAAGCACGCGGATGGACAGGCAATCAGATGGgcaaacaggcacacaaaccATGTATGTGTAGAAGTGTGTATACAGCCTGTAGCAAGGAAATCTCTTGCTTGCTCATAGAGTCGACTACTGTCTATCATTTATTGTGCATGTTGTTCATTCATTCTTTCACCATTCTTCAAGTGAGATTTGCAGCAATGCTTTGATAGCCATTTACCAGCGAGTTGTCCTTGTTAGATCACTATCAGTATATGACATCTCTTAGGTAAGCCGTCACAAAACAAACTTATTCACTGGTCATTCACTGGTCAGCAATACTATGCACCTACTCAACTACTTACACAATTATAGCAATACACAAAATCACGGACTAATCACGACGCAAGCCTAATGCTTTCGTCTCCTGCAGAAAACTTCAAGACACACCGGATTGCGGCTTGAAGATCAACACAAATCGACCATATCCAATATACAGGAAATCAGGAGTCATTCCCAACTACACGGGTCACCTTCCAAGTAAGTAACACACAGCACGAAGCATATTAAACACAATATCATGTCGATCCTTTCTTCTCATTTCAGAGGAAATGTTCGAAATTGGATCAACTTACGGAAGTACAACGAAACGGCTGTCGGTGTGCAAATACTCAACAGTCAATTGACGGATCGTGACAGAAACTTTGTCTAGCAATGATAATATCAAACTGTACAAAACAAGAATCTAAACAAACTTGCCCATCAGTCTGTACAACACAGTCTAATCTAAAATTTACCAATACATACATTATCGTATCATTAGCCAAGTCACATACT encodes the following:
- the LOC134192119 gene encoding ciliary microtubule inner protein 2B-like; this translates as MAAEVQRSKRYLPGALDGAYVPGYLGYRPQLKFYYGKTYGSLTRQLAKRQNDWTTKIVQACPDKHVRFDGGVLPDLKKRMAVPPWSGGAKFARNMVSSYSGFIPGLNFTYGSTFQEAAKDAIQDHIDAQTKVEAAGTDLQQTVHKQIPLTPQQSETAPYICNKRPKDSVKHFRIDLPPIPGYMGWVPRYAHCGLGKTHDLRAKEALEVFNKEQEIYNNRDSNVKITELKKLQDTPDCGLKINTNRPYPIYRKSGVIPNYTGHLPKEMFEIGSTYGSTTKRLSVCKYSTVN